The following are from one region of the Pseudomonas putida genome:
- a CDS encoding amino acid ABC transporter permease has protein sequence MSTFPPSPKPVVKPAGSGLFGFRTRLLLTWLALFGLFVAFFLSFDLKFSIILEKFPNLAGFKLGPNGFLQGAALTLFLCLCSMLVSVLFGFAAALARLSNSAVLVGVASFYTSFFRGTPLLIQILLIYLGLPQLGLVPGAISAGIIALSLNYGAYLSEIFRAGILGVASGQREAALALGMRTPQIFWHIVLPQAMRVIIPPTANQFISMLKDSSLISVMGVWEVMFLAQSYGRSSYRYLEMLTTAAVIYWLLSILLELVQARLERHFGKAYQR, from the coding sequence ATGAGCACCTTTCCCCCATCCCCCAAGCCCGTGGTCAAGCCCGCGGGCAGCGGCCTGTTCGGCTTTCGCACCCGGCTGCTGCTGACCTGGCTGGCGCTGTTCGGGCTGTTTGTCGCGTTTTTCCTGAGCTTCGACCTTAAGTTCTCGATCATTCTGGAGAAATTCCCCAACCTCGCCGGTTTCAAGCTGGGGCCCAACGGCTTTCTGCAAGGCGCAGCGCTGACCCTGTTCCTGTGCCTGTGCTCGATGCTGGTGTCGGTGCTGTTCGGCTTTGCCGCCGCACTGGCGCGGTTGTCGAACAGCGCGGTGCTGGTGGGTGTCGCCAGCTTCTACACCTCGTTCTTCCGTGGCACGCCGCTGCTGATCCAGATTCTGCTGATCTACCTGGGGCTGCCGCAGCTTGGCCTGGTACCGGGCGCCATCAGCGCCGGCATCATCGCCCTGTCGCTGAACTACGGGGCTTACCTGAGCGAAATCTTCCGGGCCGGCATTCTCGGTGTCGCCAGCGGGCAACGTGAAGCGGCACTGGCGCTGGGCATGCGCACGCCACAGATTTTCTGGCATATCGTCCTGCCCCAGGCCATGCGGGTGATCATTCCGCCTACCGCCAACCAGTTCATCTCGATGCTGAAGGACTCATCGCTGATATCGGTGATGGGGGTGTGGGAGGTGATGTTCCTGGCGCAGTCGTACGGGCGATCGAGCTATCGGTACCTGGAGATGCTGACCACGGCGGCGGTGATCTACTGGCTGCTGTCGATCCTGCTGGAGCTGGTGCAGGCGCGGCTGGAGCGGCATTTTGGCAAGGCTTATCAGCGCTAA
- a CDS encoding ABC transporter substrate-binding protein: MRFSTVLGAGLVLLATASQAFAGATLERVESRKELVNVLMESYPPFSFLNDQNQLDGFDVDVAKAVADKLGVKLRLETPSWDVIAAGRWSGRYDICICSMTPSKARAEVFDFPVEYYASPAVIVVNAKDERIHGAKDLEGRKVGLTSASSYESYLNKNLVIEGKEDQKLEYPFEFVQIAPYDTDNVAFQDLGLGAGVRLDAILTNLVTAQPRLDQDKRFKLAGAPLYEEPNSVAIEKGDPEWDAKVRQVFAELKADGTLAKLSQKWIGADISK; the protein is encoded by the coding sequence ATGCGATTTTCTACTGTGCTCGGTGCGGGCCTTGTGCTGCTCGCAACTGCTTCCCAGGCCTTTGCCGGTGCCACGCTGGAGCGGGTTGAATCGCGCAAGGAACTGGTCAACGTGCTGATGGAAAGCTACCCACCGTTTTCCTTCCTCAACGACCAGAACCAGCTGGACGGTTTCGACGTGGATGTGGCCAAGGCCGTGGCGGACAAGCTGGGCGTCAAGCTGCGCCTGGAAACCCCTTCGTGGGACGTGATCGCCGCAGGTCGCTGGAGCGGCCGCTACGACATCTGCATCTGCTCGATGACCCCGAGCAAGGCCCGCGCCGAAGTGTTCGACTTCCCGGTGGAGTACTACGCATCGCCTGCGGTGATCGTGGTCAACGCCAAGGATGAGCGCATCCATGGCGCCAAGGACCTTGAAGGCCGCAAGGTGGGTTTGACCAGTGCATCGAGCTACGAGAGCTACCTGAACAAGAACCTTGTGATCGAAGGCAAAGAAGACCAGAAACTCGAGTACCCCTTCGAATTCGTGCAGATCGCGCCTTACGACACTGACAACGTGGCCTTCCAGGACCTGGGCCTGGGCGCCGGCGTACGCCTGGACGCCATCCTCACCAACCTGGTGACCGCGCAGCCGCGCCTGGACCAGGACAAACGCTTTAAGCTGGCCGGCGCCCCGCTGTATGAAGAGCCGAACTCGGTGGCCATCGAGAAAGGCGACCCCGAGTGGGATGCCAAGGTGCGCCAGGTGTTTGCCGAGCTGAAGGCCGATGGCACCCTGGCCAAGCTGTCGCAAAAATGGATTGGCGCCGATATCAGCAAATGA